CCTCCTTTTTGGTAAGTATAGTTCAATTATATTCAATATTTATTTGAATATTCTGTTTATTATATTCTTTTTTTAGTTCTTTTCGAATCTATATTAGTTTCGTGTAGGTTTATTAGTAAGTAAAACAACAGCCATTGTGAAAATAATCTTCATGTTGAACTTAGTAAATATATTTTTGAAGAAAAATATGCAAATTGATGTAATTAAGTTGGATAATCTATAGTCGGTTCGAAAAAACTAATGAAAAGATTATGTGTTTGAAAGGAGTAATTGCAAATGAAACGTATATCACAGTTTATTGTATTATTATTCTTTATGTCTTTAATAAATCCGAATGTCATTACAGCAGAGGAAAAGAAAAAAGCAGCAAAGAATCAATATGTCATACCTGATTCTGTTGTAAATATTTCAAAAGAAAATACTTACCCAAACCCAACGGAAGATTTACCATACTTGGAGCCAAGTGAACTTGCTAAGAAGCTTATTGAAACATCAAATGTAACAATAGAAAATCCGGATCTCATACGTATTTTAAATGAGTCATCTATAGGGAACGCACCGCATGCAATAGGGTATCGTGCAACGATTTTTTTAGGTGAGTGGCCTTTGAATTATGAATCACAAGAAACGACAACAAACTGGGAATACCAAAAAATTAATACTAATTATTTTGATAATAGAGGAGGAGAAGCACCTCAAAAAATATTTTACACACAGGATACCCAAAAGGTAGTGAAGGGAGGTTTAACTTCAACTGTCCCAAATGAAGAGGATGTAAAAAAGATGATGCTGTTAAAATCAATGGATAAAACTAAATTGCAATTATCGTTTCAAACGATTGTTGGCTTAGGTACAAAAAAAGAGCAAGTTTATAATATACCTCCAAAGAAAGTAGGCTATTTATATTCACACTCACCAGCTGTGAATGAAAAAGGTAAAGTGACCTATGGTGAAGTATATTTAGTGTTAAGGGGTAACAGTAAGAGAATTGAGGTCAAAAATGTAACTTCTCAAGGGATAGGTGCTTGGATTCCTGTCCAAGATCATGTATCATTCTCCTTTGTTACAACAAATCACCCGAAATAAGTAAAGAGCGCTATTACGACTTTAGTGTAATGGCGCTCTTTGTTGTTATTGAAAGAATGTATTGCATTTATTGGTATAAACTAAGCATCCTTGGCTTCTAAAATCCCAAAATTACTCATTGCTGTTCTAAATTAGTTTCAATGGCAACAAAGCTTTAAAAAAGAGTCTATTGAAATTGTCTCGTGCTTGTCTCGTCGTTCATTTCTTGGTTGTTTTGTACAATTAATTGGCCTTCAGCCATTAAAATATCATGGTCATACATAGCTTGGGCAACAATTCGTCTAGTCTCTTTCGCTGCAGTCCAGTAGTGTGCGTCATCCACTAAGCCGATAATTGTATACTCATAGCCGCGAAAGCCAGCATTTAGGGACGTCATGCCATATACCTGAAAAGGTTCAAGGACTTGTTCATTGTTCGTCTTTAAATAAGCTTGTAAAGAATCATTTAATTCAACACAAGTTTGTTCTAGCAGTTTGAATACATCATCCGGATTTTCTCTAAAACTAACGACAACGCGTTCGATGACACGCATATTTTCAATATTATAGTTCTGGATTTGTTGAATTTCGCCATTGCTTATAGTAAGTAGCTTGCCACTCCATTCACGCACCTTCAGGAACCTAAGGCCGATCTCTTCTACCGTACCATTATAAGTGTTATTGACTGTGATAAAATCACCTTTATCTAGTTGTTTCTCATATAAAAGGAACACACCTGACAACACATCCTTTATTAGCCCTTGTGCGCCTAAACCGAGTATGATTCCTGCTACCCCAGCTCCAGCTAGCAGCTTTTCAGCTTCAATGTCAAAAAGCTCATCAAGTGTATATATTATAAAAGCAAATGTAGCTACGTATTTCGTAACTGAACGAACCATACTTTCAATTGTTTGTTCTTTGCGCTCTTCAAAAAAATGTGTTCTCTTAAAAAAGTTGTGAACCATTCTGTTAATAATGAGGATAGCTATCCACACGATAAGCCCAAAACGGATGACTTTAGTTATTTCATGCTGCCATACTGTATTTAATATGTCTAAAGTAGTTTGCATCATTTATCAACACTTTCTGTGATATTAATTTTCAACATTTATATATACAATAACGATTAATCTTAAGTTTTTCAATAGAAACTGCTAAGCTTCGCTTCTTACTAATTTCGTTTCTTTTGCTAGAAAGTCGGTGTCTTTGTAATAACGATCCTTTACTAATAAATTGGGACCAAGACACATTACAGCAGGACAGTGGCAGCTTACCATTTTTGCTAAAGGAGATTGCGTCCAAAGCTGATAAGATTCTAATAAAGAATTCGATTGTATATTCCCTAATGGGGGGGCATCACCGAAATCTGTGACAATGACTTCACCAGTAAATATGTTTACATTTAATCGAGAACGACCGTCAGGATCATTTCTTACGGATACTTTTTTACTCTCATATAGACGTCTTAGCAAGATGAGATCTTCATCTTTATCACTGCAAGGGTAAAAAGGTAGTGTGCCAAAAAGCATCCATGTATTTTCATCACGTACGTCAAGTAAGTGATGAAGGGCTTCTCGGAGTTCATCTAATGAGAGAACTTCTAAGTGACTAGCAAAATCGCTCGGATACATCGGATGAATCTCGTGACGTGCACAGAGCATATCATTGACAACTTGATGGTGGATCTTTTCTATATAAGGGAGAGTCCTTTTGTTTAACATCGTTTCTGCAGAGACCATAACGCCCTCTTTTGACAATGCTCGGCTATTTTCGATAATTTGGTTAAAATACTTTTCCCGTTGTTTAAACGTTGGCTTGCGCTCCATCATCGCAAAACCACCCTCAGCAAATTCTTCAACCGTTCCCCAGTTGTGTGATATGTGAAGTACGTCTAAATATGGAATGATTTGTTCATATTTACTTAAATGAACTGTAAGGTTTGAGTTCAATTGTGTGCGCACACCACGATCATGAGCGTATTTTAATAACGGTTTAACATATCCATCAACTGAGGATGAAGATAGCATTGGCTCACCACCAGTAATACTTATGGAGCGTAAATGTGGAATCTCATCTAGCCTCGTTAATAATAGATCAAGGGCCAATGGATGAGGATCCTTTGATTGTAACGTATAGCCGACTGCACAGTGCTCGCAGCGCATATTACATAAAGTTGTCGTAGTGAATTCAATATTTGTTAATTCTAGTTGACCTAACTCCTCAACATCTGTGTATGCCTCCCACGGATCATTTGAGGGGGAAATTAACTTTTTTTGTTTTGTTGTGCTCATGTTTAACTCCTTAACGGTTGTTTTTGACTAAGGCTCTTTTCGTAATCTTTGTTGCTAATTTTATTAATAATGGACAATATGATGAGTATTATGAGAGCTCAATAATTCTATAAGTAGAAAAGATGCCACGAACCCTAGTTGACTACGTGCTTATATCTTTGAACGAAAAGCAACAATCAATGCGAAAACAGCTTTGATTGAACAATAACCTTCGATAATTATGTAGAATGATGGGGGATGTTGTCAAATGGTTGTGAATTCGTTACGATAATAGAGAGAAAGGGGCGAGTTTGTT
This region of Cytobacillus sp. IB215665 genomic DNA includes:
- a CDS encoding mechanosensitive ion channel family protein, whose product is MQTTLDILNTVWQHEITKVIRFGLIVWIAILIINRMVHNFFKRTHFFEERKEQTIESMVRSVTKYVATFAFIIYTLDELFDIEAEKLLAGAGVAGIILGLGAQGLIKDVLSGVFLLYEKQLDKGDFITVNNTYNGTVEEIGLRFLKVREWSGKLLTISNGEIQQIQNYNIENMRVIERVVVSFRENPDDVFKLLEQTCVELNDSLQAYLKTNNEQVLEPFQVYGMTSLNAGFRGYEYTIIGLVDDAHYWTAAKETRRIVAQAMYDHDILMAEGQLIVQNNQEMNDETSTRQFQ
- the yfkAB gene encoding radical SAM/CxCxxxxC motif protein YfkAB encodes the protein MSTTKQKKLISPSNDPWEAYTDVEELGQLELTNIEFTTTTLCNMRCEHCAVGYTLQSKDPHPLALDLLLTRLDEIPHLRSISITGGEPMLSSSSVDGYVKPLLKYAHDRGVRTQLNSNLTVHLSKYEQIIPYLDVLHISHNWGTVEEFAEGGFAMMERKPTFKQREKYFNQIIENSRALSKEGVMVSAETMLNKRTLPYIEKIHHQVVNDMLCARHEIHPMYPSDFASHLEVLSLDELREALHHLLDVRDENTWMLFGTLPFYPCSDKDEDLILLRRLYESKKVSVRNDPDGRSRLNVNIFTGEVIVTDFGDAPPLGNIQSNSLLESYQLWTQSPLAKMVSCHCPAVMCLGPNLLVKDRYYKDTDFLAKETKLVRSEA
- a CDS encoding YfkD family protein, which translates into the protein MKRISQFIVLLFFMSLINPNVITAEEKKKAAKNQYVIPDSVVNISKENTYPNPTEDLPYLEPSELAKKLIETSNVTIENPDLIRILNESSIGNAPHAIGYRATIFLGEWPLNYESQETTTNWEYQKINTNYFDNRGGEAPQKIFYTQDTQKVVKGGLTSTVPNEEDVKKMMLLKSMDKTKLQLSFQTIVGLGTKKEQVYNIPPKKVGYLYSHSPAVNEKGKVTYGEVYLVLRGNSKRIEVKNVTSQGIGAWIPVQDHVSFSFVTTNHPK